The Fibrobacter sp. UWR2 DNA segment GGTCGATATCGCGCTTGAGCGTGTAGGCGCCAAAGCTCAGGCGGAGCGTGGCATCTACGCCGAAGCGGTCCATCACGGGCTGTGCGCAGTGGTGCCCGCTGCGGACGGCAACATTCTCTTCGTCGAGAATCATGGCGGCGTCGCTGACGGCGATTCCGTCCAAAGTAATACTCACGAGGGCGCCGCGTTCCTTCGGGTTGCCGAAGATTTTTACCTGCGGGATTTGCGCAAGCTGTTCCAATGCGTATTGCGTGATTTCTTCTTCGTGCTTGCGGATGTTTTCGATGCCCTTCTCGTTAATCCACTCGATAGCCTTGCCGAGCCCGATGACTTCTGCAATCATAGGTGTGCCAGCCTCGAAGCGGGCGGGGACGTCGGCGTAAGTCGTCTTTTCGAAGGTGACGTTCTTGATCATCTCGCCGCCGCCGTGCCAGGGGGGCATGCTATCCAGAACGTCGTACTTGCCGTAGAGCACGCCGACCCCGGTAGGGCCGTACATCTTGTGCCCGCTGAAGGCGAGGAAATCGCAGTCGAGTGCCTGCACGTCAATCTTGATGTGGCTGGAACTCTGGGCGCCGTCAATCAGGATCTTTGCCTGCGGGGCGGCGGCGCGAACGGTCTTGATGATTTCTGCAATCGGGTTCACGGTGCCGACGGCATTGCTCACGTGCGTTACCGCCACCATCTTGGTGCGCGCATTCAAAAGTCCAGGTAGTTTGTCCAAATCCAGGTCGCCGTCGTCCTTGACGGGGATGACCTTAATCTTGGCGCCCTTCATCTCGGCAACGAGCTGCCAGCTCACGATATTCGCGTGGTGCTCGAGCCCGCTAATCAAAATCTCGTCGCCAGCCTCGAAGAACTTGCGGCCGTAACTCCACGCCACCAGGTTGATACTTTCGGTGGTGCCGCGGGTGAACACGATTTCGTCTTCGGTCTTGGCGTTAATGAACTTGGCCACGTTCTTGCGGGTGGCTTCGAAAGCTTCGGTGGTGCGGGCGCTCAGGCGGTATACTCCGCGCTTGACGGAGCTGTAGTGTTCGCGGTAAAAGTCGTCCATCGCGTCGATGACGCATGCGGGCTTCTGCGTGGTGGCGGTGCTGTCCAAGAAGGCGAGGGGCTTGGCGCCCTTATCGCCTGCGACGAGCATCGGGAATTCGCCGCGGACGGCTTCGGCATTGAAAATATTGCTGTTGTCCATGCCCCCAAATTTAGAAAACTTGCTGCCATCCGTGAATTTCGGGTATGGCGCTACCTTTGTCGTTATGTTTTAAAAGCGAGATTGCTATATTGAAAATGTATAACACGAGGATAGTATGAAATATTTCAGCAAATTTCTGACCCTTGCGGCCGCGTCTATTTTTGCTACGGCTGCTTTTGCCCAGGATGATCTCCACGACGCTATCGATGCGGGTGACCTCGCTACAGCGAAGACTCTGGTCAAGAAGGGCAAGTTCGAAGATGTCTACTGCGGCAAGCTC contains these protein-coding regions:
- a CDS encoding aminotransferase class V-fold PLP-dependent enzyme; amino-acid sequence: MDNSNIFNAEAVRGEFPMLVAGDKGAKPLAFLDSTATTQKPACVIDAMDDFYREHYSSVKRGVYRLSARTTEAFEATRKNVAKFINAKTEDEIVFTRGTTESINLVAWSYGRKFFEAGDEILISGLEHHANIVSWQLVAEMKGAKIKVIPVKDDGDLDLDKLPGLLNARTKMVAVTHVSNAVGTVNPIAEIIKTVRAAAPQAKILIDGAQSSSHIKIDVQALDCDFLAFSGHKMYGPTGVGVLYGKYDVLDSMPPWHGGGEMIKNVTFEKTTYADVPARFEAGTPMIAEVIGLGKAIEWINEKGIENIRKHEEEITQYALEQLAQIPQVKIFGNPKERGALVSITLDGIAVSDAAMILDEENVAVRSGHHCAQPVMDRFGVDATLRLSFGAYTLKRDIDRFVAGIKRVVRLFA